The Paenibacillus sp. FSL H7-0357 nucleotide sequence CTCTTGTCCGTTTTCCAACACGGTTTTGGGCATAAATTCATAAACGGATGAACGGAAGCAGGGATTCAGTTCATAAAACTTTTCCCTTTCGGTCAAACTATGCAGATAGTTGTCAAGTTGGTCATGATTCAAACTGAATTCCTCCATCTGTATATGTTGGAGGTAACTATAACATCTGAAAAAATGATAGTCAATAACAATGCTTTTGATATTACAAACTTAATTTGAAAGCGCTATATTTAGATTGAAATAAAGAAATTCAATTTTATTATCGTTGTTTTTTCTTTGATTGTGTTGGTTTGGTACCTTTCTTGAGTCTGATTACAATTAGATTAGAATCAAATCCGATTAACTTGTATGAGAAGATATGATACTCAAACCTAGTCATATTAAAGAGCAGGTTCACCTTAGATTCAACTTATAGAAAGGAAGCGTTTTGGATGAAGAAAATTTCTGAGCTATTACAAAACAGAGAAGGGAACTACATCCTTCCGTTTTTTTGGCTACACGGCGAGGAAGAAGGTACACTCCGTGAGCACATGCAGGTAGTTCATGAAAGCGGTATCGGCGCGGTATGCGTAGAATCACGGCCTCACCCTGATTTTGTTGGTCCTCGTTGGTGGAACGATCTTGACATTATTATGGATGAAGCCCGCAGCAGGGGGATGAAAGTATGGATTCTGGACGACGCGCATTTCCCTACAGGCTATGCTGCAGGCCGGATCAAATCGGATTATCCACAGTATGAGAAGTTGTATCTCAAAGCACATCAACAGGATTTTGTGGGTCCCCAGATTCAAGGCGGGATCATGGTGAAGTATGCATTGCTTCGACCCGGTGATCGAGGACTAGCAGTGGATATGACAACAGACTCTACATCAGGAAAACCGGAAATGGTAGATAGAGATCGGATTATCGGCGTTGTTGCAGCGCGCAAGACAGGACCTGATGAAATAGATGCGGAATCGCTAATTGACTTGACAGAATATTTGCATGAAGGAACGGTGTATTGGGACATTCCGGAAGGACGTTGGCGCATTTATACACTAGTTGTAACGAAGTCTGGTGGCGAGAAGGAGACAGAAGGATACCTTAATCCAATCGTGCCGGAGGCAACACAGGTACTGATCGATACAGTTTATGAAGCTCACTACTCCCGCTATAAGGACGACTTTGGAGACACACTGGCAGGATTTTTCTCGGATGAACCGCGGTTCGGCAATGTAAAAGGGCCCCTTGCCTCGATCGGGCGGTTTGATATGGTCCTTCCTTGGCGAGATGACCTGCCTGAAATGCTAAGTTCTTATTTTACTGGGGAGAAAGAAGTCATTCGCCATCTCCCTTTACTATGGGCAAATGCTGGGGTAGAAGGACATCGTATGCGTTACCGTTATATGGACCTTATTACCTCCTTGTATGCTGAACATTTTACGAAACGTCTCGGAGATTGGTGCCGGGGTCATAATGTGGAATATATTGGACATGTCATTGAAGATAACAACGCTCATGCCAGATTAGGATACGGGGCTGGACACTTCTACCGTAGCTTGTGGGGACAGGATATGTCCGGTATCGATGTAGTGCTTCATCAGATTTTGCCCGGATTAGATGACGGCTATTACAAGTCGATTACAGCAACTGGCTGGGACGGAGAATTTTTTCATTACGGTTTGGCCAAAATGGGCGCTTCGCTCGGTCATCTAGACCCGAAAAAGCATGGACGCACCATGTGTGAAGTTTACGGTGCTTACGGCTTTGGGGAAGGACTGAAGCTGATGAAATGGATTACGGATCACATGCTGGTTCGCGGGGTGAACCATTTCGTGCCACATGCTTTTTCATTGAAGAAATACCCGGATCCTGATTGTCCACCGCATATGTATGCAAATGGTAATGACCCTCAGTATCGTTATCTGGGTGTATTGACGCATTATATGAATCGGATCAGCCACTTGCTCTCGGATGGCCGGCATATTGCCCCGGTAGCCATTCTATATCATGGCGAAGCCGAATGGTCCGGAGATTACATGCTCTTCCAGAAGCCTGCGCGCGAACTGATGCAACATCAAATTGATTTCGATGTCGTCCCTGCTGAATTGGTAGCCCATGCCCACGTTGAAGATAGTAGGCTCTATATTCATGACGAGCGGTTTGAAGCATTAGTTATTCCTTACGCCGAAGCATTGCCGGCCCAGTTGCTTATGCAAGTGCAGACATTTACGGAAGCTGGCGTAAAGATATATTTCGTAGACGGACTTCCGGTTCGCACCAGTGAAGGTGAAGCGTTAAGGAAGGATCAGTTACAGAAATTAGGGGGACTTGATGGAGAGAACATCGTAGCCCTTAATCAGCTTTCTGTTCGGCTGAAACAGGAGGACGTGCATGATATCTCCGTATCTGAACATCAGCCCTATTTAAGATACTATCATTACATTCATCCAGATGGGGAAGCGTACATGTTCTTCAATGAAGATCCCGCCCAAACGATTAGCACCACAATTGAGATCCCTGCTATAGAAGACACTCAGCAGTTGTTCATCTATGATGCATTCTTGAATCAACTATCTCCATTAAAGGTTCATACCCGGGAGGGAAAACATTCATTTCATCTTAAACTTGATAAATATCAATCTATGATCGTTGTCCAAAGTGAAACTATAGCAACAGAAACGGTTCTTTTTGCGGAGGCGAACGACATGTTGCCAAATATTAGAGCGATAAAAGGGGAGTGGCAAATATCACTTGCTACTGCTGCGCAGTATCCTAATTTCACCGACTATGGAGAGACCACCGATCTTCGGTCACTGGCTCTTCCGGGGGTTCTGCCTTCTTTTTCAGGTACGGTCCGTTATGAATTGACATTCGATATGCAAAAAATACCTGATGCTGCAAGACTAATCATCCATGAGCCTTATGAGGTTGCGCAAGTTTGGTTGAACGGTCAGGATCTCGGAACCCGTATTTGTCCACCTTATACTTACGATGTCAACGGATGCCTTCAAGCAGGCGACAACCGGTTAATCATTGAGGTGACGAATACCCTAGTGAAAGAACAGCAGGATTATCTGTCGCAGTTTCTAATTCAGGAACCAACAGGTATTGTCGGCGGAGTGTTCTTACAATACTAGATTAAGAAATGGAATGCCCTTCATTTCATAAGAACTCATGAGGAGTGACTATTCATGGATCAACGTCAGTTGGCAGCAGAGGTGCTACGAAGTGTTGGTGGCAAGGAGAATATTAACAACGTAACTCATTGTGTAACACGTCTTAGATTTGAATTGAAAGACAACAACTTACCAGATACTGAGGAGATAAAAAAGCTGGAAGGCGTCATTTCAGTTATTCAGCAAGGTGGACAATATCAAGTTGTTATCGGCAATAAGGTTGCCTTAGTTTTTAACGAGTTGAGCTCGCTCTTAGGCGGTAATACTGAAAGTACGGAAGCTTCAGAGACTGAGACAAAGGGGAAAAAGAAGCTGTTTGACCGCTTTACCTCAATGATATCCGGTGTATTTATGCCTGCTATGGGTGCGTTCTCGGCAGGCGGTATTATCAAAGGGATCCTTGCGGTGCTTTCATCATTTGGCGTGTTATCGGCAACTGACGGGACATATATCGTGCTTAATGCGATGGGGGATGCACTCTTTTATTTCTTCCCAATCTTTCTCGGCAGCTCGGCAGCCAAGTATTTTGGCTTGAACCAATATCTAGGGATGTTAATTGGTGCCTCCATGGTTTATCCTACTCTGGTAGCGTCTGTCGGCGCTGAGGAACAACTAACGTTCTTAACAATGCCGATCAAAATGATGAATTACACATCCTCTGTATTTCCGGTCATCGTTGCTGTATGGTTCGCATCGTTGCTGTACAAGCTTATTGATAAAAGAGTTCCTCAGAGCTTGAAATATTTCTTGTCCCCTTTGATCGTTGTATTGATTACAGTTCCATTGACCTTGTTTGCTATCGGTCCAGTTATTATGTATTTGAGTGATGGACTGGCCAGCATTACAACAGTTGCCTATAATTTCAGCCCAGCTCTTGCAGGTCTGGTTCTTGGGGGGGGATGGATTCTCATCGTTATGTTTGGTCTTCACTGGGCGTTTGTTCCGATCTTTGTTAACAATGTGATTACTGCAGGCTCCGACTCCTTAATGGGATTACTGGCAGCTAACCAGTTTGCTATAGCCGGCGCGGCGCTTGCTTTTGGATTGCGTGCTATCGATAAGCAACAAAAATCACTGGCTATCTCCACTGGCGGAACGACATTGCTTGGGGTGAGCGAGCCTGCTCTGTACGGAGTGTTGCTGCCGAACAAAAAGCCATTGATCATGGCAATTATCGGCGGTAGCGTCGGAGGCTTATTCGGCGGATTGATGCATTCAAAAGTATATACGTTTGTACCTGCTGGAGTGTTTGCAATTCCAGGTGCGATTAACCCGGAAGGAATTGATTTGGGATTTTACGGATATGTTATACAAATGGCAGTAGGTCTGATTGTTGCTTTCGTTCTCACTTACTTTTGGGGATATCAAAAATCCGGCAACAATAAATCCGGCGCAGAAACTGCTTTAGTGACCAGTGGTCCTGCGAATGGTTCGGTACAAAATTCACAGGTTGCGACGAACAAAGCAGAGCAGATCACGGTATATAGCCCTCTTTCAGGTGAAACGGTGGAATTGAAGGATGTAAGCGACGAAGCTTTTTCAAGCGGGGCTATGGGGAAAGGTATCGCAATTATTCCGAGTAACGGGAAACTGGTCTCTCCGGTAACGGGAGTTGTTACGACTGTTACCAAATCGAAGCATGCCATTGCGATTACAGGTGATCTGGGAGAAGAAGTCCTTATTCATGTGGGTTTGGACACCGTTAAACTAAAGGGTGAGGGTTTTGATCTTAAAGTGACAGAAGGCGATCGGCTTCAAGTGGGGGATATATTAATGGAAGTCGATCTCAATTTGATCAAGGACCGCGGGTTTGATGTCGTCACGCCTGTAATTATAACTAATACTTTCGATTATTCAGAAGTTGAAAGTAGGAATTTAAATCGGGTAATTGCAGGAGAGTCATTACTTACTCTTGTGAGATAACAAGCGTCAACAACAAGCTTGAAGAAATGAACTGTGAGTTCATATATCCATACAAGGAAGCCGTCGGTAAGCTTGTTCCTGTTAGCTTTCTTGAGTACCCTTAATTTATACAAATTCTCCGGTAAGGGTGGGGGAGCAGTTCACCCGGAGGGGCGGACTACAGGGTCCCTAGGCTATCTATACGTGGAATCAAAAACGGCTGCGCTGTCCAGTAATGGGCGGTGTAGCCGTTTTGTTCTTGGTTTCTGAAACGTTGACAATTGACTCTCAGTCACTTATAATTGACTCAGAGTCAAATACAAAAAATACGGAGGTTTTATTCATGAGTCAAAAAGTTGTATTAATTACAGGGGCATCTTCGGGTATCGGTAAAGAGGCGGCCATGGAGCTGAAAAATAAAGGTTTTACGGTTTATGCGGCTGCGCGGCGCATCGACAAAATGCAGGATCTTGCTGCAAAAGGCATTCGTCCTATTTCCTTGGATGTCACCAATGACGAATCCATGATTCAGGCTGTCAATGAGATTCTTAAAAAGGAAGGAAGAATTGACATCCTGGTTAATAACGCAGGCTATGGCTCATATGGAGCGGTCGAGGATATTCCTATGGAAGAGGCTCGGCGACAGATGGAGGTGAATGTCTTCGGACTGGCGAGACTGATACAGCTTGTGGTGCCGAGCATGCGCAAAAATAAATTCGGCAAAATTGTTAATGTTTCCTCTATGGGAGGGAAGATTTGGACCAATTTTGGCGGCTGGTATCATGCAACCAAATTTGCAGTAGAAGGTCTTTCGGATTGCCTTCGACTGGAATTGGAACCGTTTGGCATTGATGTCATTGTTGTGGAGCCAGGCGGAATTAAAACGGACTGGGGAATCATTGCCGCCGAAAATCTGAAAAAGGTATCTGCAAAAGGACCGTATGCTCAGGCTGCCAGCAAATCGGCCGATGGAATGATTAAAAATTATACAGGCAATCAATTATCGAAACCAGAGTTAATTGCACGCACCATCGGCAAGGCTGTAACCGTGAAAAGACCGAAAACGCGCTACCTGGTCGGTTATATGGCGAAACCGATGGTATTTATGAAAACTGTCTTTGGAGATCGTGCCTACGACAGAATTATCAAAATGTTCAGTTAATCATACAAATACAACTAATATGAAAAGGGTGGATATCATGACTAAGTTTGATCCTCTTTTGCCGAAAACAACAACGTATTGGAAAAGGGACGGTATTTTCTTTATCAAGCATACGAATTTTTTTGTAACCATGGAGGAAGCTTACGCCATCGGAGAATTGCTTAAGGAAGCTCATCGCGACATAGAAACGAATGCCATCGTCATTGACAATCGTGAGGCAAAAGGAGCATGGACACAGGAGGTAAATAAAGTCTGGATAGAGGTATCGATGGAAGTCAGCAATGAAATCCCAAAAAAGGTCGCTACGTTAACAAGCGATGTTGTCGCTGCCATGCAAATTAACCGGCTTTCCCGGAGCAATGGAATGGAACAAATGTCCAAAGGGTTTTGCAGCGATTTCGATGAATCGGTTAGGACCTTCTTGAAAGAATAAAGACAAAAAAGGCGGTTTTATCTTTGACTCCAGATCGATGAGCCCTTTAAATAAATCGTATGGAGTGATGAACCTAATGTCAAAGCGTGCAATGACTCCCGAGGCAAAGGCCATAAAAGCAAAGGCTATTATGGATAAAGCGGCTGAAATGTTTCTGTCATCGCAGTACGAAAAAATCAAGATGTCCGATATAGCCAAGCAGATGGGCATGTCAAACGGGATTCTGTTTGTGTACTTTAAAACAAAAGAAGCATTGTTTTTTAGCCTGCTGTGCAGGGAGTATGAGAAGCGACTCACTTGTCTGACGGAGATGGCGAAGGAGTTACCTGTGCGGAGCTTCGATGACTTCAAAAATCTCGTTATGAATGAGCTCATGGAACTGGTCAACCAGAATCCCCTTTACGTTAAGCTGGAATCCATGCGCACAGCGGTTTTCGAGAAGAATGTGGACCCGGAAACCATGCTGAACCAGAAAATCAATCTGTACAAATTGATGTCAGAGCTAGTTGCCACTATTTGCGCTTCGCACGCATTAACCCAAGAAGATGTGATGGAGATCCTCCAGGCTGAGGCCTCTATCATAACCGGCTGCAAATTATCAGCCACCTTGCCCGAGGAGGTTGTGGATATCATCAAAAATAACGGCCTGGATGGACTCCAACGTGATTTTCAGGGCGATATTCGGAAAACGATGATTTGTTATCTGGATGGATATTATAAGAATTATATAGTCATTCGTACTACCGGACAGTAGTTAAAGTTCTAATGTGGAAAAACGGAGGGTCAGAATGACAAAAAGAAAACAGACTGACACGGCTGTTGTAGCTGGCGCTACAGGAATGATGGGGAAACAGCTAGTGCGGCTCTTGCTTGAGGACCCGGCATATCAAAGAATCATCGTACTTGTACGTCGGAGTATGGGCATATCCCACCCGAAACTGGTGGAAAAACAAGTCTCTTTTGACAGACTGGAAAGCGAATTGGATGCTTCTGTACTTAAAGACGCTGATGTCTTCTGCACGTTAGGCACGACAATGAAACAAGCGGGCTCAAAAGAAGCCTTTTCCAAAGTTGATCATGAGTATCCGTTGGCTCTGGCTAAAGCTGCTCTTCAGCATGGTGCCGCCAGCTACGTCATTGTTACCGCGATGTGGGCGTCCGAACAGTCCAAGATGTTCTACACACGTGTTAAAGGGCAATTGGAGCGGGATTTATTGTCTCTTGGGCTACCACGTCTTGTCATCCTGCGTCCCTCTCTCTTGATAGGGGATCGTGAGGATGAAAGCTTTGGGGATCGGGCAACGGATATGATTTTTCGCTTGATTGGTCCATTATTGATTGGGCCGCTAGCCAGAATGAAAGCAATCCAGTGCAAGGATGTGGCTCAAGCTATGCTTATGATGGCGCATGAATCAGGTCCAACAGTTGAAGTGCTGGAGTCTGAAGTTATCTCATTAAGAACCGGCAAGAGAAACAGTCGTAACAAGGTTTAACACAACTATAATATGGGAGCTGGTCTTTAATGAAAACTTGGTTTATAACTGGAACTTCAAGTGGATTTGGTCGGAGTCTGACTGAGCTTTTATTAGAACGTGGTGATCGGGTTGCAGCTACGTTTCGAAAAGATAATGCATTGAATGATCTAAAAGATCGATATGGTGAACAATTGTGGGTTGCTACATTGGATGTAACTGATAATCAGGCGATTCGAACCGTTGTTGATCAGGCATTTAAGGATTTAGGGAATATTGATGTTGTTGTTAACAATGCAGGCTATGGATTGTTCGGAGCAGCTGAGGAAGTGAGTGATGAACAAATTACGCATCAATTCAATACGAACGTCATCGGGTCCATTCAAGTCATTCGAGCTGCGCTTCCTTATCTGCGTGCCCAAGGCGGCGGGCGCATCATACAGCTTTCCAGTATGGGCGGGCAAGTAGCATTTCCAGCTCTGAGCCTTTATCATGCAACGAAGTGGGCTATGGAAGGCTTTATCGAAGCTCTCGTTCAGGAAGTGGCTCCCTTCAATATTCAGGCTACGCTCGTTGAGCCTGGAAGTGCACGAACAAAATTCAATGGCAGCATGATTACAGGCGAGCCTATGAGCGAATATGAGAATACCCCTGTAGGCTATATTCGGCAAATGTCGCAGCAAGCCGCGACGGAAAACTTCCCTGGTGATCCGGAAAAGATGGCTCAGACCATAATTGTAGCTGCAGATTCTGATAAAGCTCCGCTGCGGCTAACACTGGGAAGTGATGCTTATGAACTCGTTCATAAAAACTTGGTTTTACGCATAATTGAGTTAGAGGAACAAAAAGAGGTAGCTTATTCTACAGACTATAATATTAAAGCCTTTTGAAAAGGATTTTCACGAACATTAAAAAAAAGCCCTATATAAATAGAACTTAAAAACTTGAGATATGGGAAGGAGTTAATGTAAATCGGGATGGAATTTCATCATCCCGATTTTTGCAGTTATTATAGAGGAATTTGTCGCCATAATAAATCAACAAATGTGGTATATCCCGCTATAAACCATTCGGCGGAATAAGTGTACCCATAATCATTTCCGTGAGATTTTAAAATAAATCGTGCATCACTCTCATATGAACTTCCATTCATAATTGTTACTATAACGATGTAGCAAGACAATACAGATTAAATTAGGAGGGTTAAAGATGTTGAAATGGAAGCGTTCTCTTACAGTCTTGGCCATGGCAGCCTTGCTGGGAACGATGGCGGCATGCGGCGGCGGGGCAAAAAACAATGCAGAAACTTCTGCAGAGCCTGCTAGCACAAATACTGCCGAAAAGGGTGCACCAAGCAATGAACCTGTTAAGCTACGAATTATGTGGTGGGGATCCCAGCCGCGACATGAGGCGACCTTGGCTGCGCTGGACTTGTACACAAAGAACAACCCCAATGTTACGTTTGAGCCGGAGTATTCCGGTATGGATGGATACTTGGACAAATTATCGACTCAAGCTGCGGCTAGTAACGCACCAGATATCATTCAGCTTGATCCGGGCTGGACGCCGGACTGGATGTCACGTAACCAATTGGCTGAGCTGGCTCCTGAGGTCGATGTAAGTAAATTTGATGAGAAATTGCTGGCCGGAGGCCAACTTGACGGTAAGCAATATGCTGTTCCTCTGGGTTCGGTAGCGTTTGGCATGGTGTATGACAAGGCTGCTATGGATAAGCTCGGGATTGCGAGTCCGACCAATGGCTGGACTTGGGATGATTTCTTCGCCTTGGCCAAGGAATCCAAATCCAAGCTGCCAAGCGGGCAATATTTTACCTTGGACTATGCAGGCAACTACTTTATGTATTCGGCCTACCAATACGCCAAAGGTAAAGGCCAGGTCATCACTGATGATGGTCGCTTCAACGTAGATCAAGCTGCCTACTTGGAATGGACCAAGAAATTTGAAGAGCTGCGCAAAGAAGGATTGGTTCCTCCGGCGGATGTAAACGCATCCGACAAGGAAAATGATCCGCAAATGGACTTGATGGCAGCTGGCAAAGTTTTATTCCGGTATAGCTTTTCTAATAACCTGGGGACTTGGGACAGCATCAAACCAGGTGCTTACGCACTTGTAACCATGCCGCGTGCAGAAGAAGCAGGCGGATGGCTGAAACCATCCATGTACCTGTCCGTCTCCAAAAACTCCAAGCATGCTGAAGAAGCTAAAAAATTCATCAATTGGTTTGTGAATGATCAGGAGGCAGGTAAGATTCTGCAAACATTCCGCGGTCTGCCCGCTAACAAGGATATTTCCACTTCCCTGGAAGCAAACATGAGCGATCTGGATAAGGTTGGATTAGAACTCCTCCGTGCTACTGAAAAGGATGGTCAGACCTGGTCGGCTGGAGCAGGAGGCTGGACGAATTTTATTGACAAAGACTGGGTGCTTGTCCGGGATCAGCTTAGTTTTGGAAAAGTCACACCGGAGAAAGCCTTTGAACAGTTGAAAGAAGCAGCACAATCTTACGAGAAATAATTCAAGGACGAAGCCCGGAACAAGCCTTGTTCCGGGCCTTGATTTTAATTTCGCTGCAGACGGCTACCCCGAACATTTACGACTATACTGGTGGTTGAACATACAAAAAGATCAAGTGGAGTTTGAGTCATAGGGAGGAGTATACATGAGTAATTCTGTGTTGTATCACCCCGGAGACGGGTATCTGGCCTGGCTGCAGTACCGCCGGATCACAGCGGGGACAAATGTTGATCAATATGCGGCATACAATCATCTTGTTGTGACTGAGCAGGATGATGTTGTTATTCGTTCTGCAGTGAACGAGCTGACTCAAGGCATGGAGGGAATCACAGGGAGAAAAGTTTCCATCTCCGGGAAAACAGAGACAACTCCCAGTATCATTATAGGAACCTTCGGAACTGGCTTAGCGATAGATAAATCATTCAGCACCGGTGTAAGCGATGCTGTTAAAGCGGAGGGTTATGCGCTTCAAACGGACAGCATTACCGGTAATATTGCCATCGGAGCAGCTACTCCCGCAGGTGTATTATATGGAGTGTTCCATCTGCTGCGAATCATGGGTACAGGGGGTTCTGTTCATAATTTGAATATTCTAGAGAACCCTGTCAATCAGCTGCGCATGATCAACCAGTGGGATAATATGGACGGGAGTGTGGAACGGGGGTATGCCGGGAAATCAATTTTTTATGAAGCTAACCGGGTAACAAGCAATCTTCAGCGTATCCAGGATTATGCCCGCCTGCTAGCCTCCAGCGGAATCAATGCGATCGCCATTAATAATGTGAATGTCCACCGGGTGGAGAGCCGTTTGTTAACGGAATTCCTGCCGGATGTGGCGAAGCTGGCAGCAATCTTCCGAGCCTATGCAATCAAGCTGTTCCTGAGCGTCAATTATGCCAGCACTATTGAGATCGGCGGTCTCTCATCGGCAGATCCGCTGGATTCAGACGTCCGAGAATGGTGGATGACCGCAGCGTCGGAAATATATGCAGAAATACCTGATTTCGGAGGATTTCTGGTAAAGGCCGATTCGGAGAACCGGCCGGGACCGTTCACCTATGGAAGAGATCACGCCGACGGGGCCAATATGCTGGCTGAAGCGCTGAAGCCGCATGGCGGAATTGTAATCTGGCGATGTTTTGTATATAACTGCAAGCAGGATTGGCGCGACCGTACCACGGATCGGGCGCGGGCAGCCTATGATCATTTCCAGCCGCTGGATGGACGCTTCATGGACAATGTCATTTTGCAGGTGAAGAATGGACCGATTGACTTTCAGGTGAGAGAGCCAGTCTCGCCGCTGCTAGGTGCTATGCCGAAGACGAATCAGGTAATCGAATTTCAGATTGCCCAGGAGTATACCGGCCAGCAGCGTCATGTGTGCTACCTGATACCCCAGTGGAAAAAGATAATAGACTTTGATACGCAGCTCCAAGGAGAAGGAACTACTATCCAGCGCATTGTGGAAGGAGATGTTCACGGCAATCCTTACAGCGGCTTTGCAGCCGTCTCGAATATTGGTAATGACACCAATTGGACGGGACATCTGCTGGCACAGGCTAATTTGTATGGTTATGGCCGTCTTGCCTGGAATCCAGAGCTGTCTGCCGAGGAAATTGCTATGGAATGGATTACGCTCACCTTTGGCACCAATGAGCTGCTGGTTCAGACTATACTAGACATCCTTATGAACTCCTGGGAGATTTATGAATCGTATACAGCTCCGCTGGGCGTTGGGTTTATGGTCAATCCTGACCATCACTACGGCCCTAATGTGGATGGATATGAATATTCAATGTGGGGTACTTATCACTTCGCAGACTGTTATGGTGTGGGTGTGGACCGCACTACAGCAACAGGAACCGGGTATACCTCCCAATATGCCCGTATTAACATGGAAATGTACGAGTCGCTCGAGAGCTGCCCGGATGAACTGCTGCTTTTCTTCCACCATGTCCTATATACCCATGTGCTTCATTCTGGCAAAACTGTGATTCAGCATATTTATGACACACATTTTGAAGGCGCGGAGCGGGCAGCTGGATTGTTAGATGCCTGGAAGCTA carries:
- a CDS encoding ABC transporter substrate-binding protein, with amino-acid sequence MLKWKRSLTVLAMAALLGTMAACGGGAKNNAETSAEPASTNTAEKGAPSNEPVKLRIMWWGSQPRHEATLAALDLYTKNNPNVTFEPEYSGMDGYLDKLSTQAAASNAPDIIQLDPGWTPDWMSRNQLAELAPEVDVSKFDEKLLAGGQLDGKQYAVPLGSVAFGMVYDKAAMDKLGIASPTNGWTWDDFFALAKESKSKLPSGQYFTLDYAGNYFMYSAYQYAKGKGQVITDDGRFNVDQAAYLEWTKKFEELRKEGLVPPADVNASDKENDPQMDLMAAGKVLFRYSFSNNLGTWDSIKPGAYALVTMPRAEEAGGWLKPSMYLSVSKNSKHAEEAKKFINWFVNDQEAGKILQTFRGLPANKDISTSLEANMSDLDKVGLELLRATEKDGQTWSAGAGGWTNFIDKDWVLVRDQLSFGKVTPEKAFEQLKEAAQSYEK
- a CDS encoding alpha-glucuronidase family glycosyl hydrolase yields the protein MSNSVLYHPGDGYLAWLQYRRITAGTNVDQYAAYNHLVVTEQDDVVIRSAVNELTQGMEGITGRKVSISGKTETTPSIIIGTFGTGLAIDKSFSTGVSDAVKAEGYALQTDSITGNIAIGAATPAGVLYGVFHLLRIMGTGGSVHNLNILENPVNQLRMINQWDNMDGSVERGYAGKSIFYEANRVTSNLQRIQDYARLLASSGINAIAINNVNVHRVESRLLTEFLPDVAKLAAIFRAYAIKLFLSVNYASTIEIGGLSSADPLDSDVREWWMTAASEIYAEIPDFGGFLVKADSENRPGPFTYGRDHADGANMLAEALKPHGGIVIWRCFVYNCKQDWRDRTTDRARAAYDHFQPLDGRFMDNVILQVKNGPIDFQVREPVSPLLGAMPKTNQVIEFQIAQEYTGQQRHVCYLIPQWKKIIDFDTQLQGEGTTIQRIVEGDVHGNPYSGFAAVSNIGNDTNWTGHLLAQANLYGYGRLAWNPELSAEEIAMEWITLTFGTNELLVQTILDILMNSWEIYESYTAPLGVGFMVNPDHHYGPNVDGYEYSMWGTYHFADCYGVGVDRTTATGTGYTSQYARINMEMYESLESCPDELLLFFHHVLYTHVLHSGKTVIQHIYDTHFEGAERAAGLLDAWKLVKGQVDEEAYQHVADRLAEQTEHAKEWRDRINTYFLRKSGIADQWGRTIY